The following are encoded together in the Scyliorhinus torazame isolate Kashiwa2021f chromosome 6, sScyTor2.1, whole genome shotgun sequence genome:
- the LOC140425044 gene encoding LOW QUALITY PROTEIN: sorcin-like (The sequence of the model RefSeq protein was modified relative to this genomic sequence to represent the inferred CDS: inserted 1 base in 1 codon; deleted 1 base in 1 codon) has protein sequence MAVHPEAPGGAGYPGAGGSVYPGAPGAGGYGGFQGQQQDPLYGYFAAVAGQDGQXELQRCLTQSGISGTYKPFSMETCRLMISMLDRDMSGTMGFPEFKELWTVLSNWRQNFSSFDRDRSGTVEPQELQQAISAMGYRLSPQGLNGIVKRYSTHGKISFDDYVACCVRFRALTEAFRRRDGSQQGVVSFAYDDFIMCTMTI, from the exons ATGGCGGTGCACCCGGAGGCCCCAGGTGGTGCAGGATATCCAGGGGCTGGTGGCTCAGTGTAtccaggggctcctggagctgGAGGTTATGGAGGGTTCCAAGGCCAACAGCAGGACCCACTCTACGGATACTTCGCTGCAGTTGCTGGTCAAGATGGTC AGGAACTTCAGAGGTGTCTTACTCAATCTGGCATCAGTGGCACCTACAAACCATTCAGCATGGAGACCTGCAGACTAATGATTTCCATGTTAGATCGAGATATGTCTGGCACAATGGGTTTTCCAGAATTCAAAGAGCTGTGGACTGTTTTGAGTAACTGGCGGCAGAACTTTTCTTCCTTT GACCGAGATCGGAGTGGAACTGTGGAGCCTCAGGAACTACAACAGGCTATTAGTGCTATGGGGTACAGATTGTCTCCTCAAGGTTTGAACGGAATAGTAAAGCGATATAGCACCCATGGGAAGATCTCATTTGATGATTATGTAGCCTGTTGTGTGAGATTCCGGGCTCTAACAGAGGCCTTCAGAAGAAGAGATGGTTCCCAACAAGGAGTTGTTAGTTTTGCATATGATGATTTCATCATGTGCACCATGACTATTTAA